A portion of the Papaver somniferum cultivar HN1 unplaced genomic scaffold, ASM357369v1 unplaced-scaffold_47, whole genome shotgun sequence genome contains these proteins:
- the LOC113342772 gene encoding putative PAP-specific phosphatase, mitochondrial, producing MAVKLTRVKGQCTRTKRSKPLFFTHSSAFSLDILRSSSSSQFSLLRFTKPNYSSPIRKSSHILTLSVRSSSFPQKGKYHRELQAAVDVVEKACRLCVDVKKSLLSSDERILEKNDQTPVTVADFGVQALISLELGRLFPSIPLVAEEDSSFLTSNTVVDSIVNTVIDKSDSTEKPLTRDVVLQAIDRGGKDGFTFGDKPATYWVLDPIDGTRGFLKGSEALYVVGLALVVEGEVTLGVMGFPNWLGDSSTKSSNQDQTDKSGLPSGSGTIMAAHVGCGTWMKSLSDILGDMVGAQSSWSRCYVDKSCLVREARFCISESQTWESLPLSTLYSATTNSDSLGDKQVLLVPTCCGSLCKYLMVASGRASVFIYQAKAEKSVKSWDHAVGIICVNEAGGQVTDWTGRKLDLAEDQIERRLIFPSGGVLITNGNVHNEILEVISSVLPVI from the exons ATGGCAGTTAAGTTAACACGAGTCAAGG GCCAATGTACAAGGACCAAACGGTCCAAGCCTCTTTTCTTCACTCACTCTTCAGCATTCTCCTTGGATATCTTgcgctcttcttcttcttctcaattttCTCTGCTTCGATTCACAAAACCTAATTACTCTTCCCCAATTCGAAAATCCTCGCATATCCTGACTCTGAGTGTCAG GTCAAGTTCATTTCCTCAGAAAGGAAAGTATCACAGAGAGCTTCAAGCTGCAGTGGACGTTGTTGAGAAAGCTTGTCGTCTTTGTGTTGAT GTCAAGAAATCATTGTTATCTAGTGATGAAAGGATTCTCGAAAAGAATGATCAAACACCTGTTACTGTAGCGGATTTTGGAGTTCAAGCTCTAATTAGCTTGG AGCTTGGTAGATTGTTTCCTTCAATTCCATTGGTGGCAGAAGAGGACTCATCATTCTTGACATCGAACACTGTAGTGGATTCTATTGTGAATACTGTAATAGATAAATCAGATTCAACCGAGAAACCATTAACTCGGGATGTTGTTTTACAAGCGATTGATAGAGGGGGGAAGGATGGGTTTACTTTTGGAGATAAGCCTGCTACGTATTGG GTGCTTGATCCGATTGATGGTACGCGTGGGTTTTTGAAAGGTAGCGAGGCTTTATATGTG GTAGGCTTGGCTCTTGTTGTGGAAGGAGAGGTTACTTTAGGAGTTATGGGCTTCCCTAACTGGCTGGGAGATTCTTCCACCAAATCTTCCAATCAAGACCAGACAGACAAATCTGGTCTACCATCTGGATCAGGGACTATTATGGCGGCCCATGTTGGTTGTGGAACTTGGATGAAGAGTTTATCAGATATTCTGGGTGACATGGTTGGTGCGCAGAGCAGTTGGAGCAGATGTTATGTCGACAAAAGTTGCTTGGTGCGTGAGGCTAGATTTTGTATTTCTGAAAGTCAGACCTGGGAATCGTTGCCACTATCTACTCTGTACAGTGCAACCACTAATTCTGATAGTCTTGGGGATAAACAAGTTCTTCTTGTGCCGACTTGTTGCGGAAG CCTTTGTAAGTACTTAATGGTGGCATCAGGTAGGGCTTCAGTGTTTATTTATCAAGCAAAGGCAGAAAAGTCTGTCAAG TCTTGGGATCATGCTGTTGGAATAATATGTGTAAACGAAGCAGGGGGGCAG GTCACTGACTGGACGGGAAGGAAGCTTGACCTTGCTGAAGATCAGATTGAGAGGAGGCTCATCTTTCCTTCTGGTGGTGTGCTTATAACAAATGGTAACGTGCATAATGAAATCCTAGAGGTTATCTCCTCCGTTTTGCCAGTCATTTGA